The genomic window TGAAAAAAGTTATTGGAGCATGTGGGTGCATTTGCAGTGATTGCAGGATTTATGAAAAGGATTGTAAGGGATGTCATGCTATAAAGGGTAAGCCATGTTGGCTGCATGAAGTAGGGCTTGATGTTTGTGATTTTTATGAATGCTGTGTAATGGATAAAGGGCTAGAACATTGTGGAGAATGTAGAGAAATTCCATGTAACAAGTTTTGGAA from Caloranaerobacter sp. TR13 includes these protein-coding regions:
- a CDS encoding DUF3795 domain-containing protein, which produces MKKVIGACGCICSDCRIYEKDCKGCHAIKGKPCWLHEVGLDVCDFYECCVMDKGLEHCGECREIPCNKFW